The following nucleotide sequence is from Chryseobacterium sp. CY350.
GGAGGTACGGATATTCTTAATGATGTAGACTTAGGAAATGTTACATCATATACATTTACCACTCCTTTGGCTAACAGTATTGAGTATTTCTATACGATCAATGCTTACGCGTCAGGGGTTTCATCAAATTCTTGTTCTATAAGAAGTTTCACTACGGCATGTGCGGCAATCAGTCCGAGTTATACGAATGATTTCTCAAACATCGATGCTGCATGTTGGGGTCAGGCTTCCGGAGGTTCTGCATCTGGAGGTTCAACAGGAACTAACAGTGAATGGGTAGAAGATGGATTCCTTAATAATGGCTCAACCGGAGCTGCTAAAATTAATTTATATTCTAATTCAAAAAGTGGTTGGTTGATTTCACCTACTTTCAATTTGACAGGTGCGTCTTATGATGTGAAATTTGATTATGGAATGACTGAATGGAATAATACAACTTCAGCAACTTTAGGATCAGATGACAAGGTACAGGTTCTGATGTCAAATGATAATGGAGTAACGTGGACTACAATTCAGACTTGGAGTGCAGGAACGCAAATCTCTAATACTTCAACTCAGTTTTCATACACTGTAACTGGTGGAACAAATCAGATGAAATTTGCAATCTACGCAACTGAAGGTGCTAATGATGATCCCGAAGACAATGATTTCTTCGTTGATAATTTCACGGTTACACAGTCTCTACTGTCGACTGCAGAAAATACTTTAACAAAAAACAACATCAAGGTATATCCTAATCCGTTCTCGGATGTTCTGAATATTTCAGATGTAAAAGATGTTAAATCTATAGCTGTAGTGGATATTGCTGGAAGAATAGTGAAAACGTTCGAAAAAGCAAGTTCAGATCTTCAACTTCGCGACTTGAATGCAGGAATTTATGTAGTAATACTTAATATGAATGACGGCACAAAACAATCAATTAAGGTTATTAAAAAATAAATTGTAAGAAATTACAGATAATGGCGGCCAAATGGTCGCCATTTTTTTTTGTAACAATTTATTATTAAAAAATTCAAACTATAAATCGTTAAAATTTCTTAAATTCGTATCAATAATGTTATATGTATTTGATTATGAAAAGATTTTTACTTTTATGCTTTATTATTTTTAATATTGCGTCAAATGCCCAAATTACTTTGGGCGCAGGAAGCGCATCAGTAGGTGTTGCGCCGATAAGTACATACTACGGTTACTCGTATGTTCAGCAGATTTTTACAAAAAATGAAATCAATGCCAATGCTGCGGGAAATATTACCGGGCTTAAATTTTATCTCAGTCCGGGATCAAGCATAGCCAACTCGTCAAACTGGAAAATTTATTTGGGTACAACTTCAAAAACCACCTTTACATCAAACTCAAATTGGATTCCTCTCTCTCAGCTTACACAGGTTTTCTCGGGAACAGTTTCCAGCGTAAGCGGAGTTGTTACCATTACTTTTCCTGTGCCTTACAACTATAATAATTTAAGTAATTTAGTAATAGCTGCAGAAGAAAATTCTGCCGGATATGACGAGAATGGTTTTGATGATGCGTTTTTTGGTTACAATTCTACCGCAAGTTCAGTTCTTTATTTTCAGGATGATACCATTAATCCTAATCCTTTGTCTCCGCCAACTGGATCTCTCGGTAATAAAAAATCAGCTGTTACCTTTAGTGGTTTAAATTCCAGTTCCACAATTGCTTGTCCGGATGTTACTTATCCTCAAAATAATGCACTATTTATCCCTTTATTACCCACAATCACATGGAATGCAGTTTCTGGTGCGACAGGTTATAAAGTGACAATCGGGACTCTTCCTGGTGGTTCAGACATTGTCAATCAGCAAACTGTATCTACAAACAGCTTTCTGGTTCCTGCAAGTTTAGCTGCAAATTCTATGTACTATCTAAAGGTAGTTGCAGTTAATGCTTCTGGAGAATCACAGGGTTGCTCAACAGGGATGTTCAGAACGACGCCGGGACAACCTGGTAATGACGAATGTGCTAATGCGATTACATTAACTGTAAATCCTAATGCAACTTGCACATCTTCTGTACAAGGTTACACTTTGGGAGCGACAAATTCAGGATCGGCGGTATCGCCTTGTTACGGAAATGCAGATGATGATGTTTGGTTTAAATTTATTGCAACTGCAACTTCGCACAAGATTTCCCTAAACAATGTTGAATCTATTGGTACTGTTGATAGCGATGATATTTATTTTCAGGTTTTTAGCGGATCATGCGGAAGCTTGTCAAGTGTGTTATGTTCAGATCCTTCAGCATCTCTGGTAACTGGTCTTACTGTCGGAAGTACTTATTACGTAAGGGTTTACAGTTACGATGGTGCGGGTAGCAATCAAAGTTTTAACATTTGTATTGGTACAATTCCGCCACCGCCTGCCAATGATGTTTGCTCCGCAGCTGTTTCAGCGAATATTTTCCCTTTTTCGTACACTCAGAATGACGCTTTGGGAGCAACCAACAGTTCAGGGTTTTTAAACGCCTGTACCGACGGAATGAATGACGGTACATGGTTCAGCTTCGTTGGCAACGGCGGAAATGTTGATGTTATTGTAACGATGCCTGCCGGTAGTTCTTTTGATCCTCAAGTTGGCGTTTTTACAGGAAACTGTGGCTCATTAGTATGTTTCGAAACGGAAGATACAGGTGGAGATGGCGAAGCTGAAATCATTACTTTATCAACAGTTGCCGGAACAATATATTACATCAACGTTGGTCATTATGATGAGATTAATGATGATTTTGAAGATACTTTTACCATCAATATTTCTTCAAATTTTCTTTTGGCTACAGAAGTTTCGCCAGTAAAAGATAAAGTAAGAGTTTATCCAAATCCGTTTTCAGAAATGATTAATATTTCAGATGCTGAAAACGTAAAATCGATGTTTGTGAGTGATATGGCTGGTAGAACTTTGAGAAATATAGAAAATCCGGCTTCAGTTATTCTGTTAAATGAATTAAAATCCGGAATGTATATTGTAACATTAATGATGAAAGATGGATCTAAACAATCTCTGAAAATCATTAAAAAATAAATTTCAATACTAGAAAATAACAAAAAAAGGATGCAGTTAATTTTAGCTGCATCCATTTTATATTTTTATGATCATCTTATTCTGATGGTGGTACCGGTTTTATGTCTCCCGTATTCATAAGGTCGAATACTGTCGGGAAAAACATCACCAGTATAAAATAGATAATGATCATTAAAACGATCATAGCGAATAAGATAATCACTAAACTATTGGGTTTATTTTTCTTTTGTGGTTCCATGATTTTTTAGATATTAGATGAATAGATTATTTGATAAAAAATACTATGCTAATTTCTTGCCACACTGCTTGCAGTACCTAGCATCATCATCAATATCTTCATTTCCGCACCGCTCACAGATCAATTCCAGGTTTTGTCTTTTGTTTCGCATCTCCGCAGTTACAATTCCTGTAGGAACTGCAATGATAGAATATCCGGCCAGCATTAGGATTACAGCAAAGAATTTCCCCATCGGTGTAATAGGAGAAACATCTCCGTAACCTACGGTAGTTACCGTTACTACAGCCCAATAGATCGATTGAGGAATGGTCTCAAAACCTGGTCTTCCACCTTCTACCATAAACATCAGGGAACCTACAATGACAGAAAATATAATTAAAAATAATAGGAAAATATAGATTTTTCGTGAACTGTTTTTTAGTGCTCTCACAATGACAAAACCGTCATTCATAAAATCCAAAAGATTAAAAATTCTGAAAATTCTCAGCATTCGCAACATTCTGAAAATCAGAAAATACTTGGTGATAGGGAAAAAGAAACTCAAATAAAAAGGAACGAGCGAGAGAAAATCTATGATTCCAAAAAAACTGAAAATGTAATTTTTTTTGCTTTTTAAAACTGCAATTCGCATCCAGTATTCAGCGGTAAAAATTACAGAAATGATCCACTCGCTGATGATAAAATAAACATGAAATTTTTTATCTAGTTTTGGTATGCTTTCCATCATAATGATAGAAGTACTTATAAGAATGAGAACGAGTAATGCAACGTCAAACAGCTTTCCAAGCTTCGTGTCAGAACGGTATATTACGCGGTACAGAAATCTTTTCCAGAGTTTGTCTCCCGGAACAAGATCGTGCTCTCTTTCCATGATCAGAGTTTTTTTTAAATTTAGCAAATTATCCCTATTTTCGTAACAAACATACAGAATAAAATGACAATACAAAAAGTAATTGCCGAGATAGAAAAACACATAGCCATTTCACAGGCTGAAGATTTTGATAATGTAGGACTTCTCTGTGGTTTGCCGGAACGCAATGTTTCCGGGATTCTGGTTTGTCACGACGCGTTAGAAAATGTTGTGGATGAAGCAATACACAGAAACTGTAATTTAATTGTCTGCTTCCATCCGATCATTTTTTCTGGTTTAAAATCTTTAACGGGAAAAAATTATGTGGAAAGAGCAGTTTTAAAAGCCATTGAAAATAGAGTCGCAATTTATGCCATTCACACCGCTTTCGATAATGATTTTTATGGAGTGAATGCCGGAATTTGCAATCTTTTAGATTTGAAAAATTTAAAAATCCTTCAACCTAAAAAAAATAATCTAAAGCAATTAAATGTTTATGTTCCAAAAGATCATTCTGAAAATGTAAAAGAAGCTCTTTTATCTGCGGGAGCCGGAAATATTGGTTTTTACGACGAGTGTAGTTTTACCACAGAAGGAAAAGGAACATTCCGACCGATCGAAGGTTCGAATCCGTTTTCCGGTGAGCAAAATATCCGTGAAAACGCTATTGAAAACATGATCTCGGTGATTTTTGAATCGTTTAAACAAAATCAAATTATTAACGCCATGAAATCTGCTCATCCGTATGAAGAAGTTGCGCATCAAATTTATAGTCTTGAAAATGAAAATCATTATTCAGGTTTAGGAATTTATGGTGAATTTGAAACCGAAATCGACGAAAATTATTTCCTCAATTTTGTAAAAGAAAAATTTAATTTAAATGTTATTAAACATTCAGATTTAAATAATAAAAAAATAAAGAGGGTAGGAGTTTTAGGCGGTTCGGGAGCTAGCGGAATAAAAGCGGCACTTTCAAATAAATGTGATGCCTATCTTACCGGAGATCTGAAATACCACGACTATTTTCTGGCGGAATCTAAAATGCTGATCTGCGATATCGGACATTACGAATCTGAGCAATTGGTAAGTCAACAATTATTTGAAATTTTGTCACAAAAATTTAGTACATTTGCAGTCTTAAAATCTAGTGAAAAAACAAACCCAGTAAATTATTTCCTATAGATATGGCAAAAATCACCGAAATTTCAGTTGAAGAAAAATTAAGAGCTTTATACGATTTGCAAATCATCGATTCAAGATTGGATGAGATCCGAAATACAAGAGGAGAATTGCCAATCGA
It contains:
- a CDS encoding T9SS type A sorting domain-containing protein, with protein sequence MKRFLLLCFIIFNIASNAQITLGAGSASVGVAPISTYYGYSYVQQIFTKNEINANAAGNITGLKFYLSPGSSIANSSNWKIYLGTTSKTTFTSNSNWIPLSQLTQVFSGTVSSVSGVVTITFPVPYNYNNLSNLVIAAEENSAGYDENGFDDAFFGYNSTASSVLYFQDDTINPNPLSPPTGSLGNKKSAVTFSGLNSSSTIACPDVTYPQNNALFIPLLPTITWNAVSGATGYKVTIGTLPGGSDIVNQQTVSTNSFLVPASLAANSMYYLKVVAVNASGESQGCSTGMFRTTPGQPGNDECANAITLTVNPNATCTSSVQGYTLGATNSGSAVSPCYGNADDDVWFKFIATATSHKISLNNVESIGTVDSDDIYFQVFSGSCGSLSSVLCSDPSASLVTGLTVGSTYYVRVYSYDGAGSNQSFNICIGTIPPPPANDVCSAAVSANIFPFSYTQNDALGATNSSGFLNACTDGMNDGTWFSFVGNGGNVDVIVTMPAGSSFDPQVGVFTGNCGSLVCFETEDTGGDGEAEIITLSTVAGTIYYINVGHYDEINDDFEDTFTINISSNFLLATEVSPVKDKVRVYPNPFSEMINISDAENVKSMFVSDMAGRTLRNIENPASVILLNELKSGMYIVTLMMKDGSKQSLKIIKK
- a CDS encoding ion transporter, with protein sequence MEREHDLVPGDKLWKRFLYRVIYRSDTKLGKLFDVALLVLILISTSIIMMESIPKLDKKFHVYFIISEWIISVIFTAEYWMRIAVLKSKKNYIFSFFGIIDFLSLVPFYLSFFFPITKYFLIFRMLRMLRIFRIFNLLDFMNDGFVIVRALKNSSRKIYIFLLFLIIFSVIVGSLMFMVEGGRPGFETIPQSIYWAVVTVTTVGYGDVSPITPMGKFFAVILMLAGYSIIAVPTGIVTAEMRNKRQNLELICERCGNEDIDDDARYCKQCGKKLA
- a CDS encoding Nif3-like dinuclear metal center hexameric protein — protein: MTIQKVIAEIEKHIAISQAEDFDNVGLLCGLPERNVSGILVCHDALENVVDEAIHRNCNLIVCFHPIIFSGLKSLTGKNYVERAVLKAIENRVAIYAIHTAFDNDFYGVNAGICNLLDLKNLKILQPKKNNLKQLNVYVPKDHSENVKEALLSAGAGNIGFYDECSFTTEGKGTFRPIEGSNPFSGEQNIRENAIENMISVIFESFKQNQIINAMKSAHPYEEVAHQIYSLENENHYSGLGIYGEFETEIDENYFLNFVKEKFNLNVIKHSDLNNKKIKRVGVLGGSGASGIKAALSNKCDAYLTGDLKYHDYFLAESKMLICDIGHYESEQLVSQQLFEILSQKFSTFAVLKSSEKTNPVNYFL